One Pseudonocardia sediminis DNA window includes the following coding sequences:
- a CDS encoding DNA polymerase thumb domain-containing protein: MFELTARNWFATMGGRDPEALPGIGRKTARKLAELGLTTVTALAEARPGDVAARLGPRMGPYYVSLGRGMGRTELETGRYVPRSRSRETTFPSNVEDPERLRAEVAALAHRVAADVAEEDRDVARVGVKVRLAPFLTRTRSAAITAPGRDGDAIASVALDVLTAMAPDRPVRLLGVRAEFTEIADAEIINSGEPGQNG; the protein is encoded by the coding sequence GTGTTCGAGCTGACGGCGCGGAACTGGTTCGCCACGATGGGCGGGCGCGACCCGGAGGCGTTGCCCGGGATCGGCCGCAAGACGGCTCGCAAGCTCGCCGAGCTGGGCCTGACCACCGTCACCGCGCTGGCCGAGGCCCGTCCCGGCGACGTCGCGGCGAGGCTCGGCCCGCGGATGGGCCCCTACTACGTCTCGCTCGGGCGCGGGATGGGCCGCACCGAGCTGGAGACCGGCCGCTACGTCCCGCGCTCGCGCAGCCGCGAGACCACGTTCCCGAGCAACGTCGAGGACCCCGAACGTCTGCGCGCGGAGGTCGCCGCCCTGGCGCACCGGGTCGCGGCGGACGTCGCCGAGGAGGACCGCGACGTCGCCCGGGTCGGGGTGAAGGTGCGCCTCGCGCCGTTCCTGACCCGCACCCGCAGCGCCGCGATCACCGCCCCGGGCCGCGACGGCGACGCCATCGCCTCCGTCGCCCTCGACGTGTTGACCGCGATGGCCCCGGACCGCCCGGTCCGTCTCCTCGGGGTCCGCGCCGAGTTCACCGAGATCGCCGACGCGGAGATCATCAACTCTGGGGAACCCGGACAGAACGGATAA
- a CDS encoding thermonuclease family protein: protein MVQVGRLLAGVLAAGVLAGGLSGCAPGGVSATVGRVVDGDTIDAVVDGETQRVRLLNIDTPETKDPDSDVECLGPEASAYLEELLPPGTPIKLGYDEERVDGYGRVLAGVFLLDGRLVNAEMARAGLATSMVVGGNDLFLPQVQQAQDDAIAARRGFYDPAIGCTVPGQVQAVETALAATTSPAAGAAPAEYDTAAGQATAVAAAALALQAKFDLPSPRGLIWAANKADHILGNGMRARVVTTWRSADGKATTMRTSSAAATDAARAPRPDDRDDPPAASPAPRPKPKPTGPSSSSGGSATPPKPRGTAPKATPKPKPKPKPSGGSGAGSGGSSSGGSGSGKYTGPRCYAPGGKTWKPC, encoded by the coding sequence GTGGTCCAGGTCGGACGGTTGCTGGCGGGGGTGCTGGCCGCCGGGGTGCTCGCGGGCGGGCTCAGCGGATGCGCGCCGGGAGGTGTGTCGGCGACGGTCGGGCGGGTCGTCGACGGCGACACGATCGACGCCGTCGTCGACGGCGAGACGCAGCGGGTCCGCCTGCTGAACATCGACACGCCGGAGACGAAGGATCCGGACTCCGACGTCGAGTGCCTCGGCCCGGAGGCCTCGGCGTACCTCGAGGAGCTGCTCCCACCCGGTACGCCAATCAAGCTCGGGTACGACGAGGAACGGGTCGACGGGTACGGCCGTGTGCTGGCCGGGGTGTTCCTGCTGGACGGACGCCTGGTGAACGCCGAGATGGCCCGCGCCGGTCTGGCCACGTCCATGGTCGTCGGCGGCAACGATCTGTTCCTCCCGCAGGTGCAGCAGGCCCAGGACGACGCGATCGCCGCCCGTCGCGGGTTCTACGACCCGGCGATCGGCTGCACGGTGCCCGGTCAGGTCCAGGCCGTCGAGACCGCGCTCGCGGCCACGACGTCGCCGGCGGCCGGTGCGGCTCCGGCCGAGTACGACACCGCGGCCGGACAGGCGACCGCCGTCGCGGCGGCCGCCCTGGCGCTGCAGGCCAAGTTCGACCTCCCGTCACCCCGCGGCCTGATCTGGGCGGCGAACAAGGCCGACCACATCCTCGGCAACGGGATGCGGGCCCGAGTCGTCACGACGTGGCGGAGCGCGGACGGCAAGGCCACGACCATGCGCACCTCGTCCGCCGCTGCGACCGACGCCGCCCGGGCTCCACGGCCGGACGACCGCGACGACCCGCCGGCCGCGAGCCCCGCGCCCCGGCCGAAGCCGAAGCCCACCGGTCCGAGCTCGTCCTCGGGCGGCTCGGCGACGCCGCCGAAGCCGCGTGGCACGGCTCCGAAGGCGACACCCAAGCCGAAGCCCAAGCCCAAGCCGTCCGGTGGATCCGGGGCCGGTAGCGGCGGGTCGAGCTCCGGCGGCTCCGGTTCCGGCAAGTACACCGGCCCGCGGTGCTACGCCCCCGGCGGCAAGACGTGGAAGCCGTGCTGA
- a CDS encoding beta-class carbonic anhydrase: protein MSVTDDLLANNADYAANFNGPLPLPPAKGVAVVACMDARINVYGVLGLQEGEAHVIRNAGGVITDDEIRSLAISQRLLGTTEIILIHHTDCGMLTFTDDDFKKSIQDDTGIKPQWSAEAFGDLDTDVRQSIARIKANPFVPNKDSIRGFVFDVATGKLNEVS, encoded by the coding sequence ATGTCCGTCACGGACGATCTGCTCGCCAACAACGCCGACTACGCCGCGAACTTCAACGGCCCCCTCCCCCTGCCGCCGGCCAAGGGCGTCGCGGTCGTCGCCTGCATGGACGCCCGCATCAACGTCTACGGCGTGCTCGGTCTCCAGGAGGGCGAGGCGCACGTCATCCGCAACGCCGGCGGCGTCATCACCGACGACGAGATCCGCTCGCTCGCGATCAGCCAGCGGCTGCTCGGCACCACCGAGATCATCCTGATCCACCACACCGACTGCGGGATGCTCACCTTCACCGACGACGACTTCAAGAAGTCCATCCAGGACGACACCGGCATCAAGCCGCAGTGGTCGGCCGAGGCGTTCGGTGACCTCGACACCGACGTCCGCCAGTCGATCGCCCGGATCAAGGCCAACCCGTTCGTCCCGAACAAGGACTCCATCCGCGGCTTCGTCTTCGACGTCGCGACCGGAAAGCTCAACGAGGTCTCCTGA
- a CDS encoding MFS transporter has protein sequence MGSGDVVRPSGDPVLTRAAVRAATLRLLPLLGLAYLLNYIDRVNVGFAALTMNADIGLSAAAYGLGAGLFFIGYFFFEVPSNIILHKVGARIWIARIMVSWGIVASATAFVQGEISFYVVRVLLGIAEAGFFPGIILYLTYWFPRVDRARIVALFFLAVPLSSVIGGPVSTLLIQNGDGVLGFDAGWRLMFFVEGIPTILLGIAVLFLMPDRPHRAKWLSREQASALEDTIAAEDAAEVPGEVGVRQALANPKVIALSVVYFGVVFGLYVLAFFLPTIIKGFQQQFGTSFSLVQTGLVTAIPYAIASITMVLWARHSDRTGERALHVALPAFVGAVGIAVALYMSSPLLVMVCVTICAVGVFAAIPPFWSLPNAFLSGVGAAAGIGLINSFGNLSGFVGPFVTGWLQDLTGNAKAGLWVVAAMMVMSGLIALRFRGATRAGAAQPEREGPAAGRR, from the coding sequence GTGGGCAGTGGAGACGTGGTCCGGCCGAGCGGGGACCCGGTCCTGACACGGGCGGCCGTGCGCGCCGCGACGCTGAGGCTGCTGCCGTTGCTCGGGCTGGCCTACCTGCTCAACTACATCGACCGCGTCAACGTCGGGTTCGCCGCGCTGACGATGAACGCCGACATCGGGCTCTCCGCCGCGGCCTACGGTCTCGGCGCCGGGCTGTTCTTCATCGGCTACTTCTTCTTCGAGGTGCCGTCGAACATCATCCTGCACAAGGTCGGCGCCCGGATCTGGATCGCGCGGATCATGGTGAGCTGGGGCATCGTCGCCTCGGCCACCGCGTTCGTCCAGGGCGAGATCAGCTTCTACGTCGTGCGGGTGCTGCTCGGCATCGCCGAGGCCGGCTTCTTCCCCGGCATCATCCTGTACCTGACGTACTGGTTCCCCCGCGTCGACCGGGCCCGGATCGTGGCGCTGTTCTTCCTGGCCGTACCGCTGTCGTCGGTGATCGGCGGTCCGGTCTCGACCCTGCTGATCCAGAACGGCGACGGGGTGCTGGGCTTCGACGCCGGCTGGCGGCTGATGTTCTTCGTCGAGGGCATCCCAACGATCCTGCTCGGCATCGCGGTGCTGTTCCTGATGCCCGACCGCCCGCACCGCGCCAAGTGGCTCTCCCGCGAGCAGGCCTCCGCGCTGGAGGACACGATCGCCGCCGAGGACGCGGCCGAGGTGCCCGGCGAGGTCGGCGTCCGGCAGGCCCTGGCGAACCCGAAGGTGATCGCCCTGAGCGTCGTGTACTTCGGCGTGGTGTTCGGGCTCTACGTGCTCGCGTTCTTCCTGCCGACGATCATCAAGGGCTTCCAGCAGCAGTTCGGCACGTCGTTCTCGCTGGTCCAGACCGGGCTCGTCACGGCGATCCCGTACGCCATCGCCTCGATCACGATGGTCCTGTGGGCACGACACTCCGACCGCACCGGGGAACGGGCGCTGCACGTCGCGCTGCCCGCGTTCGTCGGCGCGGTGGGGATCGCGGTGGCGCTCTACATGAGCTCGCCGCTGCTGGTCATGGTGTGCGTGACGATCTGCGCGGTCGGCGTGTTCGCGGCCATCCCGCCGTTCTGGTCGCTGCCCAACGCGTTCCTCTCCGGCGTCGGCGCCGCGGCCGGGATCGGGCTGATCAACTCGTTCGGGAACCTCTCCGGGTTCGTCGGGCCGTTCGTCACCGGATGGCTGCAGGACCTCACCGGCAACGCCAAGGCCGGACTGTGGGTCGTCGCGGCGATGATGGTGATGTCCGGGCTGATCGCCCTGCGCTTCCGGGGTGCGACGCGGGCGGGGGCCGCCCAGCCGGAACGGGAAGGCCCGGCGGCCGGACGTCGTTGA
- a CDS encoding TraR/DksA family transcriptional regulator, whose amino-acid sequence MDPSELAEHRAVAASRATSLARELESLAEEQSLTSHDDEHDPEGVTIAVQRAQIQGMLAAARRDVEDLDRASARLAEGTYGRCAHCGGPIADERLEALPATTTCIGCANRTRRRR is encoded by the coding sequence GTGGACCCCTCCGAGCTGGCCGAGCACCGTGCGGTGGCGGCCTCCCGCGCGACGTCGCTGGCGCGGGAGCTGGAGTCCCTCGCCGAGGAGCAGTCGTTGACGAGCCACGACGACGAGCACGACCCGGAGGGTGTGACGATCGCGGTCCAGCGGGCCCAGATCCAGGGGATGCTCGCCGCCGCCCGCCGCGACGTCGAGGACCTCGACCGCGCCTCCGCGCGTCTGGCCGAGGGCACCTACGGCCGGTGCGCGCACTGCGGCGGACCGATCGCGGACGAACGGCTGGAGGCTCTGCCCGCCACCACGACCTGCATCGGCTGCGCGAACCGGACCCGCCGCCGGAGGTGA
- a CDS encoding iron chaperone, whose amino-acid sequence MDDAVHAYVEAIAPARRPLFDRMHRLILEVRPDADVVMAYKMPTYRSGGYSLHVAVWKHGLSLYGWDAERIGGFAGRHPDLVGAKGTIRIPTETAGDVTDDDLRELARGALGG is encoded by the coding sequence ATGGACGACGCCGTGCACGCCTACGTCGAGGCGATCGCGCCCGCCCGCCGGCCGCTGTTCGACCGGATGCACCGCCTCATCCTCGAGGTGCGTCCGGACGCCGACGTCGTCATGGCCTACAAGATGCCCACCTACCGCTCCGGCGGGTACAGCCTGCACGTCGCGGTGTGGAAGCACGGGCTGTCCCTCTACGGCTGGGACGCCGAGCGCATCGGCGGTTTCGCCGGACGTCACCCGGACCTCGTCGGGGCGAAGGGCACCATCCGTATCCCGACGGAGACCGCGGGCGACGTCACCGACGACGACCTGCGCGAGCTGGCCCGGGGCGCCCTCGGCGGCTGA
- a CDS encoding MFS transporter → MTHDPSPVVGVPATGNTQSGTLEPGHVAGPAEQRRVAAACVIGNFVEYFDFAIYGFFAAAIGATFFPGGSASTQLLQSLAVFGVAYVMRPLGGLVFGVIGDRAGRRASLSISIGVMGAATALIGLLPGYATIGIAAPLLLVLLRCVQGLSVGGEWGASSAYLIETAPPGRRGVRGSYPSMAAALGLLAGSLLALVFGLLLTPEALTTWGWRVPFLIAAPLALLGLWIRRRLEDTPVFAEIERRRAAEQADVPRARFRDAVRRDHAKALLVTFSFSWICGVGLYYLGSYVVNFLASTVELPRVQAVLLTGLALAVYAGLCPLAGRASDRFGRRRTVLFGCIGHAVLGIPMFMLMATGNAVAIVVALLLFGIVQAPINANTSLILIELFPAATRLTSGSLGFNLGVGPPSGFGPLVAAALVVGTGLDYSPGFFLAGVALVCGLVLFALLPETAGRNLLADTDATQDTRPARPATTTTGI, encoded by the coding sequence ATGACGCACGATCCGAGCCCCGTCGTGGGCGTCCCCGCCACGGGGAACACGCAGTCGGGGACCCTGGAGCCGGGGCACGTGGCCGGTCCGGCCGAGCAACGCCGGGTCGCCGCCGCATGCGTCATCGGTAACTTCGTCGAGTACTTCGACTTCGCGATCTACGGCTTCTTCGCCGCCGCGATCGGCGCCACGTTCTTCCCCGGCGGCAGCGCGAGCACACAGCTGCTGCAGTCGCTGGCCGTGTTCGGCGTCGCCTACGTGATGCGCCCGCTCGGCGGGCTGGTCTTCGGCGTGATCGGCGACCGGGCCGGGCGCCGGGCGTCGCTGTCGATCAGCATCGGCGTGATGGGCGCCGCGACCGCCCTGATCGGGCTGCTGCCCGGCTACGCGACGATCGGGATCGCGGCCCCGCTGCTGCTGGTGCTCCTGCGCTGCGTGCAGGGCCTGTCGGTCGGCGGCGAGTGGGGCGCGAGCTCGGCCTACCTGATCGAGACCGCCCCGCCCGGACGTCGCGGGGTCCGCGGCAGCTACCCGTCGATGGCCGCCGCACTCGGCCTGCTCGCCGGCAGCCTGCTCGCGCTGGTGTTCGGCCTGCTGCTGACGCCGGAGGCGCTGACCACCTGGGGCTGGCGCGTCCCGTTCCTGATCGCGGCGCCGCTCGCGCTGCTCGGGCTCTGGATCCGGCGCCGCCTCGAGGACACGCCGGTGTTCGCCGAGATCGAGCGCCGCCGCGCGGCCGAGCAGGCCGACGTGCCGAGGGCCCGGTTCCGCGACGCGGTCCGCCGCGACCACGCCAAGGCCCTGCTGGTCACGTTCTCGTTCTCCTGGATCTGCGGCGTCGGCCTCTACTACCTGGGCTCCTACGTCGTGAACTTCCTGGCCTCGACCGTCGAGCTGCCGCGCGTCCAGGCGGTGCTGCTGACCGGGCTCGCGCTCGCCGTCTACGCGGGACTGTGCCCACTGGCCGGGCGGGCCTCGGACCGTTTCGGGCGCCGCCGCACCGTGCTGTTCGGGTGCATCGGGCACGCCGTGCTCGGCATCCCGATGTTCATGCTGATGGCCACCGGCAACGCGGTCGCGATCGTCGTCGCGCTGCTGCTGTTCGGGATCGTGCAGGCCCCGATCAACGCGAACACCTCGCTCATCCTGATCGAGCTCTTCCCCGCCGCGACACGGCTGACCAGCGGGTCGCTCGGGTTCAACCTCGGCGTCGGGCCACCGTCCGGGTTCGGCCCGCTCGTCGCGGCGGCGCTCGTGGTCGGGACCGGGCTGGACTACTCACCGGGCTTCTTCCTGGCCGGGGTCGCGCTGGTCTGCGGCCTGGTGCTGTTCGCCCTGCTCCCGGAGACGGCCGGACGGAACCTGCTGGCCGACACCGACGCCACCCAGGACACCCGGCCGGCGCGGCCGGCGACGACCACGACAGGCATCTGA
- a CDS encoding IclR family transcriptional regulator: MDGQRLTRIFDVIDQLAEHGPQTVTELSSRLKLPLSSTHDLVKAMVEARALHCSGRTYGLGPRAVRAALNVMDAVALPRVAEHHLDLLVQKIGFDVYLAMATGTRVVYVSRHAGRQRVNLDIPLGRSLLLHSTAVGKLFAAHRPDVYRAMFERERPQLTPQTRTTQVQLDRDLAAIRARGVSVSRGESLRGVIGLATPVRAPDGSLIAAVHVSALRNSLPSKETGAVVAAMHEASLAIENEIADPAVA; this comes from the coding sequence ATGGACGGACAGCGGCTCACCCGCATCTTCGACGTCATCGACCAGCTCGCCGAGCACGGCCCGCAGACGGTGACCGAGCTCAGCTCCCGGCTGAAGCTGCCGTTGAGCAGCACCCACGACCTGGTCAAGGCCATGGTCGAGGCGCGGGCGCTGCACTGCTCGGGCCGGACGTACGGGCTCGGCCCGCGCGCGGTGCGGGCCGCGCTCAACGTGATGGACGCCGTCGCGCTCCCCCGGGTCGCCGAGCACCACCTGGACCTGCTGGTGCAGAAGATCGGCTTCGACGTCTACCTGGCGATGGCCACCGGGACCCGCGTCGTCTACGTCTCGCGGCACGCCGGCCGTCAGCGGGTCAACCTCGACATCCCGCTGGGGCGCAGCCTGCTGCTGCACTCGACCGCGGTGGGGAAGCTGTTCGCCGCGCACCGCCCGGACGTCTACCGGGCCATGTTCGAGCGCGAGCGCCCGCAGCTGACCCCGCAGACCCGCACCACCCAGGTGCAGCTCGACCGCGACCTGGCCGCCATCCGCGCCCGCGGGGTCAGCGTCAGCCGCGGCGAGAGCCTGCGCGGCGTGATCGGCCTGGCCACCCCGGTCCGCGCGCCGGACGGCTCGCTGATCGCCGCCGTGCACGTCTCCGCGCTGCGCAACTCGCTGCCGTCGAAGGAGACGGGCGCGGTGGTCGCGGCGATGCACGAGGCCTCGCTCGCCATCGAGAACGAGATCGCCGACCCCGCCGTCGCCTGA
- a CDS encoding thiolase family protein: MSVPNVGVLGVGQTPYVNRRTDVTFPELVREGAQLALADAGVTIDDVDAVVFPLAPDALTGTGNGERWCIEALGAAGKPFMRVNNGGATGMSAIIAAWTHVASGEFDVVLVAGAERVSESGSAQSVLNKMWDVGYERPIPLNTITMLALSAVRYMHLYGCDETDFARVTVKNRRHAALNPVAHLREEVTVDDVLASRTLAWPIKLGDACPSSTGAAGAVLVSERYARAHGLDPAWIRGVGQNTETFWMNDRVGPKALQDHGDADALATAFQRAYAQAGLTDPTTQIDVAEIYAPFSSVELHVIEAAGLCGLGESPKRLAQGDFALGSAGTVVNPSGGVLCSNPIAVTGVARLAESVLQVKGRAGAHQVPDARVAVASAIGGDHQFYSTLVLSSDLEDIA; encoded by the coding sequence ATGAGCGTGCCGAACGTGGGAGTACTCGGCGTCGGGCAGACGCCGTACGTGAACCGGCGCACCGACGTCACGTTCCCGGAGCTGGTCCGGGAGGGCGCGCAGCTGGCCTTGGCCGACGCCGGCGTCACGATCGACGACGTCGACGCCGTGGTGTTCCCGCTGGCACCGGACGCGCTGACCGGCACCGGCAACGGGGAGCGCTGGTGCATCGAGGCACTCGGTGCGGCCGGCAAGCCGTTCATGCGCGTCAACAACGGCGGCGCGACCGGCATGAGCGCGATCATCGCGGCCTGGACGCACGTCGCGTCCGGCGAGTTCGACGTCGTGCTCGTCGCCGGGGCGGAGCGGGTCTCGGAATCCGGCTCGGCGCAGTCGGTGCTGAACAAGATGTGGGACGTCGGCTACGAGCGCCCCATCCCGCTGAACACGATCACCATGCTGGCGCTGTCCGCGGTGCGCTACATGCACCTCTACGGCTGCGACGAGACGGACTTCGCCCGGGTGACGGTGAAGAACCGCCGCCACGCCGCGTTGAACCCGGTCGCGCACCTGCGCGAGGAGGTGACGGTCGACGACGTCCTGGCCAGCCGCACGCTGGCGTGGCCGATCAAGCTCGGCGACGCCTGCCCGTCCTCGACCGGGGCGGCCGGCGCGGTGCTGGTCTCCGAGCGCTACGCGAGGGCGCACGGCCTGGACCCGGCGTGGATCCGCGGGGTCGGGCAGAACACCGAGACGTTCTGGATGAACGACCGGGTCGGCCCGAAGGCCCTGCAGGACCACGGCGACGCCGACGCGCTCGCCACGGCCTTCCAGCGCGCCTACGCCCAGGCCGGGCTGACCGACCCGACCACCCAGATCGACGTCGCCGAGATCTACGCGCCGTTCTCGAGCGTCGAGCTGCACGTGATCGAGGCGGCCGGGCTGTGCGGGCTCGGTGAGTCGCCCAAGCGCCTCGCCCAGGGCGACTTCGCCCTCGGGTCGGCCGGCACCGTCGTCAACCCCTCGGGCGGGGTCCTGTGCTCCAACCCCATCGCCGTCACCGGCGTCGCACGCCTCGCCGAGTCGGTGCTGCAGGTGAAGGGCCGGGCGGGCGCCCACCAGGTGCCCGACGCCCGCGTCGCGGTGGCCAGCGCCATCGGCGGCGACCACCAGTTCTACTCGACCCTCGTCCTGAGCAGTGACCTGGAGGACATCGCATGA
- a CDS encoding Zn-ribbon domain-containing OB-fold protein → MSTPTTNAGPQFYEQTWDLSYKHALGETTSRFLGALTEGKILGRRCPECERVLVPARSFCDRDHCATTDWVEVGTTGVIEMFTVVYEPFKNLPAPPYALAYATLEGADTALVGYVRGLDLSDQRTAVAALAVGTPVVVRFSDDPTGTAADYWFEPAAGSN, encoded by the coding sequence ATGAGCACCCCCACGACCAACGCCGGTCCGCAGTTCTACGAACAGACCTGGGACCTGAGCTACAAGCACGCGCTCGGCGAGACCACGTCGAGGTTCCTGGGGGCGCTCACCGAGGGCAAGATCCTCGGCCGGCGCTGCCCGGAGTGCGAGCGGGTGCTCGTCCCGGCGCGCTCGTTCTGCGACCGCGACCACTGCGCGACCACCGACTGGGTCGAGGTCGGCACGACCGGGGTGATCGAGATGTTCACCGTGGTCTACGAGCCGTTCAAGAACCTGCCCGCGCCGCCGTATGCGCTGGCCTACGCGACGCTCGAGGGCGCGGACACCGCGCTCGTCGGGTACGTGCGGGGCCTGGACCTGTCGGATCAGAGGACCGCGGTCGCGGCGCTCGCGGTCGGCACCCCGGTCGTCGTGAGGTTCAGCGACGACCCCACCGGTACCGCGGCCGACTACTGGTTCGAGCCCGCCGCGGGTTCGAACTGA
- a CDS encoding alcohol dehydrogenase catalytic domain-containing protein: MSTAVTATDPAHGSGGPPPATMRVVELDGTGDPGVLVPGTRPTPRPGPGELLVRVGACGVCGHDALARRGALAACAGAVLGHEIAGRVVALGTDVPGGWLGKRVALVQRIPCGRCDDCTDGATTHCRSGPGFYGEDLDGGYAEYVRASPLNAVELPDEIDDATGAILSCAVGTGLRALRSAEVGPGQVVIVTGAGGGVGLHTVALARHLGARVVGVVGSPAKADAVRAAGADSVHPCADITAGAAISAHDLRDAVRALGSRRGAHVVIETTGAPTFSTALRALAPRGRLVLVGNTVPGPLPLDPGLTIVKELRVSGSAHADRDDLTEVVELVADGAITPVPARRRPLSEVADAHAELDARTVIGRSVVIP; encoded by the coding sequence GTGAGCACCGCCGTGACCGCCACCGATCCCGCGCACGGAAGCGGCGGGCCACCGCCCGCGACGATGCGGGTGGTCGAGCTGGACGGCACCGGGGACCCGGGCGTCCTGGTGCCGGGCACCCGCCCGACGCCACGTCCGGGCCCGGGCGAGCTCCTCGTCCGGGTCGGGGCGTGCGGGGTCTGCGGTCACGACGCGCTGGCCCGCCGGGGCGCCCTGGCCGCGTGCGCCGGGGCGGTGCTCGGTCACGAGATCGCCGGACGGGTCGTCGCGCTCGGCACGGACGTGCCGGGTGGGTGGCTCGGGAAGCGGGTCGCGCTCGTGCAGCGCATCCCCTGCGGGCGCTGCGACGACTGCACCGACGGTGCGACGACGCACTGCCGCTCCGGCCCCGGCTTCTACGGCGAGGACCTCGACGGCGGCTACGCCGAGTACGTCCGGGCGAGCCCCTTGAACGCGGTGGAGCTGCCCGACGAGATCGACGACGCCACCGGGGCGATCCTGTCCTGCGCGGTCGGCACCGGTCTGCGCGCGCTGCGCTCGGCCGAGGTGGGGCCCGGGCAGGTCGTGATCGTGACCGGCGCCGGTGGTGGGGTCGGTCTGCACACCGTCGCCCTGGCCCGGCATCTCGGTGCCCGGGTGGTCGGCGTCGTCGGCAGCCCCGCCAAGGCCGACGCCGTCCGCGCCGCGGGTGCGGACTCCGTCCACCCGTGCGCGGATATCACTGCCGGGGCAGCGATATCCGCGCACGACCTCCGGGACGCCGTCCGGGCGCTCGGCAGTCGTCGCGGGGCGCACGTCGTGATCGAGACGACGGGAGCGCCGACGTTCTCCACCGCGCTGCGGGCACTGGCCCCGCGCGGACGGCTGGTGCTCGTCGGCAACACCGTGCCGGGGCCGTTGCCGCTGGACCCCGGCCTGACGATCGTGAAGGAGCTGCGTGTGTCCGGATCCGCCCATGCCGACCGCGACGACCTGACCGAGGTGGTCGAGCTCGTCGCCGACGGGGCGATCACCCCTGTCCCGGCGCGTCGCCGGCCGCTGTCGGAGGTCGCCGACGCCCACGCCGAGCTGGACGCCCGCACCGTCATCGGGCGATCGGTGGTGATCCCGTGA